One segment of Scyliorhinus torazame isolate Kashiwa2021f chromosome 14, sScyTor2.1, whole genome shotgun sequence DNA contains the following:
- the LOC140389211 gene encoding uncharacterized protein, protein MAEKPFKCEVCDRAFKRKSVLVNHRRIHTGEKPFKCEVCEQAFANSSTLVYHRRIHTGEKPFKCEVCEQAFANPSTFAYHRRIHTGEKPFTCNVCEKSFSKAGNLRKHQRIHTGEKPFICKVCNKSFSQSSALHVHQRFHTGEKPFKCEMCDKSFSQLPNLHTHRRSHTGEKPFTCEVCDKSFSNSSHLRTHERIHTGEKPFTCEVCDKSFSNSSHLRTHERIHTGEKPFTCEVCGKSFPRSSTLLDHQRTHTGEKPFTCGICNKSFSRSTTLLEHQHIHTGEKPYTCEVCNKSFSDPSSVRVHRHIHTGEKPFICVVCEKSFSQSAKLRKHQRIHTELQKFQDKRREGK, encoded by the coding sequence ATGGCAGAGAAACcgttcaagtgtgaggtgtgtgaccGAGCTTTCAAACGAAAATCAGTGCTCGTAAAtcaccgacgcattcacactggggagaagccattcaagtgtgaggtgtgcgagcaaGCCTTTGCAAACTCTTCAACACTTGTgtatcatcgacgcattcacacgggggagaagccgttcaagtgtgaggtgtgcgagcaaGCTTTTGCAAACCCTTCAACGTTTGCgtatcatcgacgcattcacactggtgagaaaccattcacatgcaaCGTGTGTGAAAAATCCTTCTCCAAAGCAGGGAACCTCCGTaagcaccaacgcattcacacaggggagaaaccattcatatGCAAAGTATGCAACAAATCATTCTCACAGTCATCGGCTCTCCATGTGCACCAACGctttcacacaggagagaaaccattcaagtgCGAGATGTGTGACAAATCCTTCTCACAGTTACCAAATCTTCACacgcatcgacgcagtcacacaggggagaagccattcacctgcgaaGTGTGTGACAAATCCTTCTCAAATTCTTCTCACCTCCGCACACACGAAcgtattcacacaggagagaagccattcacgtgtgaagtgtgtgacaaatcattttcAAATTCTTCTCACCTCCGCACACAtgaacgcattcacacaggggagaagccattcacatgcgaggtgtgcggcaaatcattcccACGGTCATCCACACTCCTCgaccatcaacgcactcacacaggagagaaaccattcacgtgcGGGATTTGCAACAAATCTTTCTCACGGTCAACAACCCTCCTtgaacaccaacacattcacaccggAGAGAAACCGTATACCTGCGAAgtgtgcaacaaatcattctcGGATCCATCATCTGTCCGCGTACATCGACatattcacacaggagagaagccaTTCATTTGTGTGGTGTGTGAAAAATCGTTTTCACAGTCAGCAAAACTCAGgaaacaccagcggattcacacag